GAACGTCAGCCTGGCGCTGCTGTGGGGCGAAGCCGACGACCGGCCCCGGCGCGGGCCCAAGCCGAAGTTCACGCCCGCCGAGGTGGCCCGGCACGGCGTCGCGGTCGCCGACGCCGAGGGGCTGGAGGCGCTCTCGATGCAGCGGGTCGCCGAGGCGCTCGGGGTCACCACGATGGCGCTGTACCGCTACGTCCCCGGCAAGCCCGACCTGGTCGACCTGATGGTCGACACCGTGCTCGGCGACCCGCCCGACCTCGACCTCGTCCCGGGCGGCTGGCGGCCGCGCCTGGCGGCCTGGGCCCGCGCCTGCTGGGACGTCTACCGCGCCCACCCCTGGATCCTGACCGCGACCGGCCTGCGCCGACACGCCATGGGACCGCGCCAAGTCGCCTGGCTGGACGGCGCGCTGGCCGCCCTCGAACCCACCGGGCTCGACGCCCGGCAGCGGCACGACGCCGCGATCCTGGTGCTGAGCCTGGTGCGCAGCCTCACCCAGGAGTCCCTGGACCGCACCGAGGAGGGCGACCGGGAGTGGGACCGGCTCACCGCCGACCAACTGGCCCGGCACGCCGACCGCTTCCCCGCACTCACCCGCGCCGCCGCAGCCGGAGCCTTCGCCCCCGCCCCCGCCGACCCGCTCGCCTTCGGCCTGACCTGCGTGCTGGACGGCCTCCAGGGCCTGGTCGAACGCACCGCCGGGCCCGGCGAGGGCTGAGCGGAGGCAACGGACCCGAGGCGAACGGGGGCTGAACGGGGACGGCGGGCCCGGGGCGAACGGGGGGCTGAACGGAGGCGGCGGGCCCGGGGCGAACGGGGGGCTGAACGGGGGCAACGGGCCCGGGGCGAACGGACATCCCGGCTCTGAACGAACCGACCCGAACGGACCGGCCTGGACGTGTCCCCCGACTCCTCGCGCCCGGCGGGTGGTGCTAGCCTCACTGCACCGCCCGCCGCGCCGCGCCCGCTCGTCCGCGCGCACCCGCCCGGCCGGTCGTTCCCCGCTGCCGACGCCCCGGTCCGCTGTCCTGCCGACCGCCGGGCCGGTACGCATACCGCACCACACCACAACGCGCGCACCGCGCACCGGCCGATGCCCTCCCGGACGGCCGAACGCCCTTGCCCCGCACGGAGGTCGGCCCCGTCATGTGTCCCACCCTGTTCACGATCGACCACCCCGGCCCCGGCCGGATCAGCACCATGGCCCGGCCGCGCGGCGGCGACTGGCTGGCGGAGGAACTGGCCGCGCTGGCCGCGCTCGGGGTGAGCGAACTGGTCAGCGCGCTCACCCCGGCGGAGTGCGCCGAACTCGGGCTGGACGCGGAGGCATCCCTCGCCCGAGCCGCCGGACTGCGCTTCACCGCCGTACCGATCCCGGACCGCACCGTCCCCACCGTCGCCGAAGTCCTGCCACTGCTGGACGAGTTGGCGCAACGGCTGGCCGCCGGCGGGCACCTGGTGGTGCACTGCCGGGCCGGGATCGGCCGCTCCTCGCTGCTGGCGGCGGGGGTGCTGGTCCGCTCCGGCGCGGACCCGGACGACGCGTGGGAACGCATCGCCCGGGCCCGCGGTCTGGCGGTGCCGGACACCGCCGCGCAGCGGGCCTGGACCGACCAGGTGCCCCGCCGCGCTGCCGGTGACGGGACACCGGTGATGAGGCATCGGTGAGGGCACACCGATGACAACTCACCGATGAGAAGGCATCGGTGACGCCCCATCGATGACAAAGCATCGGTGACGGGACACCGATGGCAGATCATCCGTGCCAGGACATCAACGTCAAGACATCGATGATGACGCACCAATGACGAGACACGGGTGACAGCTCATCGATGCACCGACACCGACAACGGGGCACCAACAACGCGGTACCAACAACGCGACATCGATGCCGGAGCATCAGTGACGGAACACCGGTGACGCGACACCGGTGACGCGACACCGGTGATGAAGCATCGGTGACGGAACACCGGTGATGAAGCATCGGTGACGGAACACCGGTGACAGGACATCAGTGATGGAACAGCCGCAGCCCGGTGTGCACCAGCGTGATGCCGTGCTCGGCACAGGCCGCCTCGACCTCGGCGGACCGCACCGAACCGCCCGGCTCGGCGATCGCGGTGACGCCGTGGCGGCGGGCGTGGTCGACGTTGTCGCGGAACGGCAGGTAACCGTCGGAGACGAACGCGACACCGTCCAGCCGGGCCGCCCAGTGGGTCCGCTCCTCGGGGCCGAGTTCGTCGGGGACGTCGCCGCCGCCGTGCAGGGCGGCGGCGAAGCGGGTGCGCTCGTCGGGGGTGAGGTCGCCTTCCAGGTAGCGGATCTGCCAGTTGATCCGGTCCTGGCGGCGGATCCCGGGACGGAAGTCGAGGGCCCGGACGGCGGGGTGGCGGCGCAGCCACCAGGTGTCCGTCTTGGCGCCGGCCAGCCGGGTGCAGTCGACCCGGGACTGCTGGCCCGCGCCGATGCCGAGGGCGGCGCCGTCGCGCAGGTAGCAGACCGAGTTGGACTGGGTGCGGCGCAGCACGGCGAGCCCGAGCAGCAGGTCGTCCGCGGCGGCGGGGGTGAGCGTGCCGACCCGGACGTCGGTGAGCAGGGCGGCGGTGAGCGGGGTGGTGTCGACGTCCTGGACCAGGCGCAGGCCGTGCACCTCGCGGGTCTCGACGGCGGGCGGGGTGTGGCGGGGGTCGGCCTCCAGGACGAGGTAGCGGCCGTTCTTCTTCCGGGCCAGGACGTCGAGCACGCCGGGCGCGTAGCCGGGGGCGACGATGCCGTCGGAGACCACCCGGGCGAGCAGGTCGGCGAGTTCGAGGTCGACCTCGTGCGAGACCGCGACGAAGTCGCCGTAGGAGGACTTCGGGTCGGCGTCGCGGGCCCGCAGGTAGGCGGAGGTGAGTGGGCCGACGGCGGCCGGGTCGAGGGCGTGGAGTTCGGCGGTGGCCGGGTCGACCGGTCCGGCGAGGGCGGCGCCGGCCGGGGAGACGTGCTTGAAGGACGCGGCGGCGGGGCGCCCGAGCAGGGCGGCGGCCTCGCTGACGAGTTGCCAGGCGTTCAGCGCGTCCAGCAGGTTGACGTACGAGGGCTGCCCCTGGAGCAGGCGCAGCGGCAGGTCCGTGCCGGGCAGCGGCTCGATCCGGGCGCGGGTGTTCTGCGGGTTGATTCCGTACCGAAGGTCCATGGTGACGGCCCCTCCGTGAAGTCGGTGTGTCGGCTTCGGAGGACACCCAGGCGGACGGTGCCGGTCCCGTGCTGTGCTGTGCCGCTCCCCGGTGGTGCTCCACCTCTCGCCAGTCGCGACGGCGCCGATGCTAGCAGCGCCCGGCCGCACCGGAACACGCCCCGCCGTCCGCCGGCCCACCCCGAACGCACCCCGCCGCCCCGAGCCCGCCCCCGGACGTGCCCGGCGTTCGGGTGGGTTCGGCCGTGTCGCGGGTGCGGGGCGAAGGCGGGTGGCGGGGCCGTGGCTACCGTCGGATTCCGGTCACCGCGCACGGGTGACACCGCGCCCCCGGGAGGGTCGATGTCCTCGTCCGACAGCACGTCCGCACCGGAGCCGTCCGCACCGGAGCCGTCCGGGCCGGGTACGGCGCAGCGCCGCGGCCTGCTGTGGCGGCTGGGCGCGTGGTGCGCCGGGCACCCGGTGGTGGTGATCGTCTGCTGGCTGGTGGTGCTGGTGGGGGTGCAGGTCGCGGACCACGCCGTGGGCGGCGCGTACTCGGACGACTTCTCCGTGCCCGGCTCGCAGGCGCAGGACGGTGCGGACGTGCTGGCCGCGCACGAGCCCGCGTTCGGCGGGACGAGCGCGCAGGTGGTGCTGCACGACGGGCAGTCGCTGACGCAGTTCCAGTCGCAGGTCGACCAGGCGGTGACGTCGTTGCAGCACCTCCCGCACGTGCTGTCGGCGCAGGACCCGCTGCCACCGCCGGGCCAGGCCCCGCAGCCGGGCGGGCCGGTGTCCGCGGACGGGCGGACGGCGTACATCACGATGCGTTTCGACAGCACTCCGGCGACGTTCGGCGACGGCTACCTGGACCAGGTGGACGCGGCGGTGCAGCCGCTGCGGCAGGCGGGCGTGCAGGTCGAGTACGGCGGTCCGCTGGGCGAGTTGGCGCGGCCGGCGCCGAGCGACCGGGTGAGCGAGCTGATCGGCTTCGGGGTCGCGATCGTGGTGCTGCTGCTCGGTTTCGGCAGCGTGATCGCGGCGGGACTGCCGCTGGTGAGCGCGCTGCTGGCGGTGGTGGTGGGCCTCGGGCTGCTGGGCCTGCTGGCGGCGCTGACGACGTTCGCGACGGTCGCGCCGACGCTGGCGACGATGATCGGGCTGGGCGTCGGCATCGACTACGCGCTGTTCCTGCTGACCCGGCACCGGCAGAACCTGATGGACGGTTCGGCCCCGCGGACGGCGGCCGGGCACGCGGTGGCGACCAGCGGCCGGGCGGTGCTGATCTCCGGCACCACGGTGGTGATCGCGCTGGCGGGCCTGTCGGTGTCGGGCATCTCGTTCATGGCGAAGCTGGGCCTGGCGGCGGGCGTCACGGTGGTGACGGCGGTGTGCGGCGCGCTGACGCTGCTGCCGGCCCTGATGGGCGTGATCGGCCGCCGGATGGACCGCTTCACCGTCCGCACGCCCGTCGCCGAGGGCGGCGAAGCCCCCGAAAACGCCGATGCCGCCGAGGGCGCCGAGGCGACCGGCATGTGGCACCGGTACGCGCGGCGGGTCGAGCACCACCCGTGGCGGTACCTGTCGGTGGGCCTGGTGACGGTGCTGGTGCTGGCGGTGCCGCTGCTGTCGATCCAGCTGGGGCACATCGGGGACGGCGCGGACCCGACCTCGTTCACCGACCGGCGGGCGTTCGACCTGATGTCGGAGGCGTTCGGCCCGGGTTCCAACGGCCCGCTGACGGTGGTGGTCGACCAGACCTCGGTGCCCGCGTCCGACCGTCCGGCGCTGGCCTCCGCCGTCCAGCAGTCGCTGACCGGCGTGCCGAACACGGCGAGCACCGCGCCGCTGCAGACCAGTTCGGACGGCGACGTGCTGTTCACTACCGTCACGCCCGCGCAGGCCCCGCAGGACCGGAAGACCACCGACCTGGTCGGCCACCTCTCGGACACGGTGCTGCCGGGCGCGGTGGCGGGCACCTCCGCCACCGCGTACGTGACGGGCACGACCGCCGCCCAGGTCGACTTCCTGGACCTGGTGGCCAGCCGGCTGCTGCTGATCATCGCGGTGGTGGTCGCGCTGGCGTTCCTGATCATCCTGCTGGTGTTCCGGGCGCCGCTGGTCGCGTTGAAGGCGGCCGTGCTCAACCTGGTGTCGATCGCCGCCTCATACGGGGTGCTGGTCGCGGTGTTCCAGTGGGGCTGGGGCGGGCCGGCGCTCGGCGTGTCGGGGAAGGTGCCGATCGAGAGCTACGTCCCGATGATGATGTTCGCGATCGTCTTCGGCCTGAGCATGGACTACGAGGTGTTCCTGCTCTCCCGCGTCCACGAGCGCTGGCGGCTGACCGGCGACAGCCGCGGCGCGGTCGCGCACGCGCTGGAGACCACCGCCCGGGTGATCGGCTGCGCGGCCCTGATCATGGTGAGCGTGTTCGCGGCGTTCATCGTCAGCGACAACGTGGTGATCAAGATGATGGGACTGGGCCTGGCCGTCAGCGTCCTGATCGACGCCACCGTGGTCCGGCTGCTGATGGTGCCCGCCGCGATGACCCTGCTCGGCCCGGCCGCCTGGTGGACCCCGCGCTGGATGGACCGGCTGCTGCCCGACATCGACGCCGAGGGCCTCCGGAGCGGCTGACCCGGGCGACGCCCCACCGCCGCGCCCCGGCACCGTCCCAACGCCGCGTCCCGGTGGCGTCCCGGGCGGCGCCCCCGACCGGCGGAGTTCGGCCGGGTGAAGCTGCCGGACGGGACGGTCCGGGAGGCCGGGTACCACCTGGTGGTGTGGAACCGCGGGCCCGCGCCCGCGACCGCCGTGCAGCTCGAACTCGCCTCCGCGGACGGGGAGTCGGTGCAGCTCGCCGACCTCGGGGCGGACGTCCGCCCGGGCCTAGGCCGACGCGGTGGCCGCCGCCATCATCTGCCGCAGGTAGGTGACGTCCCGCTCGAAGCTGAACTCGCGCAGGACGGTGGACCAGCGGCCGTCCGCCGTCCGGCGCCAGACGAAGGTGTAGCGGGCCGGGACGCCCTGCTCGCAGCGGTACATGACGACGGTGCCCTGGTCGCCGTGCCGGGTGGTGGCGAGGAAACGGACGTCGTCGGTGCTGCGGCCGACCGTCCGGCCCTGGGCGGCCAGGCCCCGGAAGCGCGCCATGAAGTGCGCCTTGGTCAGCCGCACCACCTGGCCGGTCTCGTCGATCCGGAGGTTCTCGAACTCGTCGTCGTAGAACTCCTCCAGCGCGGCCAGGTCCATCGCCAGCCCGGCGGCCAGGTACTCGCGCATCCGCTCGATCAGCGTCTCGTCCAGGGCCTCGCCCGGGATCCCGTCCGACGGGCCGCCCGTCGTCCCGCCGGTCGTCCGGTGCAGTTCGGTGTTCGACGTGGCGTTCATGGTTCGTGCCCCTCGTGTCGGCGTGTTCCGGCTTCGGGAACCACCATTCCGGTACGCACCGTCAGACCGCTGTCACCGCGCCGTCGTCCCGCCGTCAGTCACCCCTGGAACGCCTGACCGACCGCTGACCGACCGCTGTCGGCATCCTGCCGGTGTGCTAACGGTGCGCCGCCCCCCACCCTACCGACATCCCGTCAGTGCGCTGACGATCCGCCAATCCGCTTGCCCGACAGCACATTTCGTGCCTCCTCTCGAAGGCGCGTACGGTCCCGTCCATGGAGAAATGGACCTATGCGACGGCCGGGGAACTCACGGTGGCCCTGCGGGCCGGGGACGTCACCTCGGTGGAGCTGACCGAGGGCGCGATCGCCCGGATCGAGCAGGAGGACGGAGCGGTCAACGCGGTCTGCGCGCCGGACTTCGAGCGGGCCAGGGCGGCCGCGCGGGAGGCCGACCGGGCGCTGGCGGACGGGGAGGAGCGGCCGCTGCTGGGCATCCCGCTGACGGTCAAGGAGTCGTACGACGTCGCCGGGCTGCCCACCACCTGGGGCATGCCGCAGTTCCGGGACCACGTTCCGGCCGAGGACGCACTACAGGTGGCCCGGGTCCGGGCGGCCGGTGCGGTGGTGCTCGGCAAGACCAACGTGCCGCTGGGGCTGCGGGACATCCAGACCTACAACGAGATCCACGGCACCACCAACAACCCGTGGGACCACGAGCGCACCAGCGGCGGGTCCTCCGGCGGGTCGGCGGCCGCGCTGGCCGCCGGGTACGGCCCGCTGTCGCTGGGCACCGACATCGCCGGCTCGCTGCGCACCCCCGCCCACTTCTGCGGCGTGTACGCGCACAAGCCGACCATGCACCTGCTGCCCACCCGCGGCATGGTGCCGCCGAACGCCCCCGCGCTGCCCGCCGACATCGACCTCGCCGTGGTCGGCCCGATGGCCCGCTCGGCCGGCGACCTGGCGCTGCTGCTCGACGTGATGACCGGCCCCGACCCGCTGACCCTCGGCCTGGCCCACACCACCGTGCTGCCGCCCGCCCGGCACGACCGGCTGGAAGGCTTCCGGGTGCTGGTGCTGGACGAGCACCCGCTGATCCCGACCGGCGCCGACGTCCGCGCGGGCGTCGCCCGGGTCGCCGACGCGCTCGCCGACGGCGGTGCCCGGGTCGAGCGCCACAGCCCGCTGCTGCCCGACCTCGCCGACGCCGCCCAGGTCTACCCGCTGCTGATGTTCTCCGCCCTCGCCGCCAACTTCCCCCCGGCGCAGTACGAGCAAGTGCGGCAGCTCGCCGAGCAGTTGAGCGAGGACGACCACAGCCTGGGGGCCGCCCGGCTGCGCGGCATGACGCTCAGCCACCGCGGCTGGCTGGCCGCCGACCACCGCCGCGAACTGCACCGGCGCAGCTGGCGGGAGTTCTTCGCCGAGTTCGACGCCGTCGTCGCCCCGATCACCCCCACCGCCGCCTTCCCGCACCAGCAGGACCCCGACCTGCTGAACCGCCGGATGACCGTCGAGGGCACCACCTTCCACTACTTCGACCAGCTGGTCTGGGCCGGTCTGGCCACCATGCCGGGCCTGCCCGCCACCGCCGTCCCCACCGGCCTGTCTGCCGAGGGCCTCCCGGTCGGCGTCCAGCTGATCGGCCCGATGTACGAGGACCGCACCCCGCTGCGCCTGGCCGAGCTGCTGGAGGAGCGGCTCGGCGGCTTCCGCGTCCCGACCGCGCTGAACCACTGAACCGCTGAAGAGCTGAGCCGTTGAACCGTTGAACCGCTTCGTTTCAACGGCTCGGCGGCTCAGCGGCTCAGCGGGCGGCCTGGTAAGCGCGTCCGGCGGCGGTGGCGTTGGTGCCGTCGGTGAACAGGCCGCTGCTGGGCTTGGCCGGGTCCGCGCCGAGGCCGAACCAGGCGTAGCGCTGGAGGTAGGGCAGTGCGTCGAGGGCCTTGGTGGAGGCGGTGACGAAGGCGGCCTGCTGGTCGGCGGTGGGGAAGCGGGTGCCCTGGGAGAAGTCGATCAGGGCGTACTCGGTGAGCCAGATCGGCTTGTGGTAGCGCTGGTGCACCGCCTCCAGGTAGGAGGTCAGCTGCTGGACGGCCTGCGGGGTGCGGAAGTCGCCGCCGTACCAGTGCAGGGTGATGAAGTCGACCCGGTAGCCCTTGGCGGCGGCGCCGGACATGAAGCGGTCCAGCCAGCCGCCGGGCGTGTCGGCCCCGTACGCCACCGCCGGGCTGCCCAGCGTCTGCCCGGCCTGCATCAGCTTCGGCCACAGCTCCAGTGCCTGGTCGACCGTCATGTTCGACTGGGCGGCCATGTCGGGCTCGTTGAACCCGAGCAGGTAGGGGCCGTTGGCGCGGGCCTGGGCAAGGGCGGTGTCGGTGACGGAGGCCGCGCCCCAGATCATCGGGACGAAGGACGCCGACGCGGGCGTGGTGATGCCGGGGTGCTGGGGCGCCCAGGTGTAGTACCAGCCGGCTCCGGAGGCGGCCAGCGCCTGGTTGACCCCGTCGAAGGACCACACGCCGACGCCCTTGCGCGCGGACGTGGCGATCCCGGCCGGCGGCGCGGCGGCGGTCCCGGCGGTGGGCTTGGGCGAGGTGGCGGCGGCGGACGGCGCGGGAGGGGCCGGGACGGACGCCGACGTCGAGGCCGAGGCCGAGGGAGCGGCCGAGTCCGACGGGGAGGGCGAGGGCTCGTCGGGGAGCGCCGGGGCCGCCGCGTCGGCGGTGGTGGGCAGCGCGGCGGCGCTCGCGGACGGCGCGGCGACGGCCACCGGGGCGTCGTGCTGTCCGGGCGTCAGTTCGGCCCCGACCAGGACGGCGACCGCCGCCAGGGCCACCGCCGCACCGCCGAGCACCGGCGTGGGGAGGCCGGGGCGCCCCCGCCGGTGACCGGCCCGCCGCCGCCCCGGGCGCCCGCCGGACGCGGACGGGGTGCCCGCCGGGCCCGAACCGCCCGGCCCCGACGGCCCCGACGGCCCCGATCCCGAACCGTCCGGCCCCCGAACGTCAGCCCCCGGAGCGTCCGACGCCGGAGCGTCCGGCCCCGGGGCGTCCGCGGTCAGTGCGCCGAGGATCCGGGACGGGTCGAGGTTCGGCGGGACGGCCAGCAACGGCAGGCCGTACAGCAGCCGTTCGGCGGGGAGCAGCCCCTGCTGGGCTCCGGCGCAGCGTTCGCAGTCGCGCACGTGCCGGGCCAGGCGCTTGCGCCACAGCGGGGCGGGGACGCCGTCCCAGCCGGCCGCGGTCGCGTCCAGTCCGGGGCAGCGCGGGTCGGCGGCCAGCGCGCGGACCAGCAGGCGGGAGAGTTCGAGCTGCTTCTTCATCCGGCCGATCCGGACGGCGGCGTGGCCGGAGCTGAGGCCGAGCGCGGAGACCAGGTCGGCCTGTTCGAGTTCGCCGGTCTCCTTGAGCCACCACAGGGCGAGCAGTTCGCGGTCGTCGGGGTCGAGCCAGCGGGTGGCCTCGGCGATCTCGCGGCGCTGTTCGGTGAGGCCCAGGCGCAGGATGGTCAGCCCGGCGAAGTCGAGGGCGGGGTCGGGTATCGCCTCGGCGTCCTCCAGCCGGGCGGAGCGGTCGAGGGCGACGGCCCGGTCCTGCTGGCGGTTGCGCACCTGCCGGACGGCGATGGCCACCAGCCAGGACCGGAAGGCGGTGGGGTCCCGCAGGTCGGACAGCCCTCGGACCATGCGCAACAGCGTCTCCTGTACGACGTCGTCGGTGTCGGCGTGGCCGTTCAGCGCCCGGCCGACGATGTTGTAGACCAACGGGAGGCTCTGGGCCACCAGTTCCTCCAGGGCCCGCCGGTCGCCGGCGCGCGCCGCCGTCACCGTTCCGGCGTCGGGTCCACTGCGTCTGGTGTGCGGCATGGGTGCGTTCCTCCACGTGGGTGCGTGCGGCGGCGTTCTCCGTCCACGGAGACCGTCCGCGGGTGCGGCCGCCAACAGAAATTTCCGGCCCGCGGCAAGATTTCTGTTATCGGGCGCGCCCCGGCGAGGTCCCCGATACGTGCGCACGCAGCACGCACGACCAGGGGAGCGGGAGGAGGCACAGCATGGCACGGGGACGCCGCCGTCCCGGTACGGGGTCGGCCTCCGGCCGCCGCGCCCGCACCCCCGCCTGAACCCGGCGGACGGGTGGCCCCCACCACCCGTCCGTCTCCGACCCTGCCGGCCCGGGCTCCACCCCGGCGCCCCCACCCGGGCCGGCAGGGTACCCGTCGGGCACCGCGCCCTTCCCCCCTGCACGGGGCGCGGTGCCCGACCCTTTTCCCGGTTTCCTCCCCCGCCCCTCCTCGCGCCCGGCACCCAACACCCGACGCCCGGCACCCGGCGGCGGGCGGCTGAAACGGCAGCGGCCACCGCCCCCCGGCCCGGGGACGGTGGCCGCCTGTGTGTCAGGACCTGCCGGGACTACCTGCCGTTACGGGTAGGAGACCAGGTTGGAGGGGACGGTCCCGGTGCCGGAGGTGCCGGCGCCGGTGTTGTTGACCACGTGCAGGAACTGGCCGTTGCCGCCGAGGGAGTTGACCAGGACGTCGTGCAGCTTGACGCCCGCGGTGTCCGGGACCTCGAAGCCGTGGTCCATCACGATGGTCGGGTCGACGTTGAAGTAGCAGTAGCTGCCCAGGCCCCAGCCCTCGTGGGTGGTGACGCTGTTCTCGACCTTGTAGGCGGCGTAGCCCTTGGTGTTGCCGTTCTGGATCGCGGCCTGGTTGGGGGCGTCGTAGGCCTTCTCGTTCTGGAAGAAGATCGTCTTGCCGCCGTTGCCCTTCCACCACACGTCGTACTTGTTGAAGTGCTCGACGAACAGGCCGGTGGCCAGGACGTCGTTGCCGTTGACGACGAAGCCGTAGTCGGAGCGGTTGCTCTCCCAGCCGACGCCCGCGCCGTGGTCGGCGCGCCAGATCCAGGTGTGGTCGACGATGGTGTTGTTGCTGTTGATCACCATGCCGTTGGTGGCCTTGCCGGCGGTGACGCCGCCGACCCGGACGAAGACGTCCTGGATGACGATCGGGTCGGCCGCGTGGCCCGCGCCCGGGGTGTCGTTGCCGACCTGGAGCAGGGCCTGGGAGTTGGTGGTGCCCGCGTCCAGCAGCAGGCCGGAGACCTTGACGCCGTCGACGTCGGCGACCTTGATCGCGGTCACGCCGTTGTCCGGGATGACGGTGGCGAGGCCGAGGCCGAGCACCACGGTGTCCGGGCGGGTGATGTTGATGGACTGGTCGACGTGGTAGACGCCGGGGGTGAAGAGCAGGTTGAGGCCCTGCGCCAGCGCCTGGTTGATGTTGGCGGCGGTGGCGCCGTCCTTCACCACGTAGAACTGGTTGAGCGGCAGCGAGGTGCCCTGCGGGGTGCCGTTGCCCCAGGAGACGCCGCGGGCGTTGGTGCGCTTGGCGGGCACGAACACCTTGTAGGCGTTGCCGTCCAGGTACAGGAACGGCTTCTCCTGCGAGACGGGCGTGGTGTCGAGCGTGGTGTACGGCGGGTTCGGGAAGCCCTGGGCGGGGGCGCCCTGGACGCCGGAGAAGGTCTGGTTCCACACGCCGTTGGAGAACCCGCCGATGGAGCTGTCGCGGGTGTACCACTGCTGCTGCGAGTAGTTGCCGACCTGGCCGTCGATCTTCGAGTCGGCGATGTAGCCGCCCGAGGCCCAGCCGTAGCTGGCGGGGGCGAG
The window above is part of the Kitasatospora sp. NA04385 genome. Proteins encoded here:
- a CDS encoding TetR/AcrR family transcriptional regulator produces the protein MPANKESQRDPNVSLALLWGEADDRPRRGPKPKFTPAEVARHGVAVADAEGLEALSMQRVAEALGVTTMALYRYVPGKPDLVDLMVDTVLGDPPDLDLVPGGWRPRLAAWARACWDVYRAHPWILTATGLRRHAMGPRQVAWLDGALAALEPTGLDARQRHDAAILVLSLVRSLTQESLDRTEEGDREWDRLTADQLARHADRFPALTRAAAAGAFAPAPADPLAFGLTCVLDGLQGLVERTAGPGEG
- a CDS encoding tyrosine protein phosphatase — encoded protein: MCPTLFTIDHPGPGRISTMARPRGGDWLAEELAALAALGVSELVSALTPAECAELGLDAEASLARAAGLRFTAVPIPDRTVPTVAEVLPLLDELAQRLAAGGHLVVHCRAGIGRSSLLAAGVLVRSGADPDDAWERIARARGLAVPDTAAQRAWTDQVPRRAAGDGTPVMRHR
- a CDS encoding phosphoribosylaminoimidazolecarboxamide formyltransferase, which produces MDLRYGINPQNTRARIEPLPGTDLPLRLLQGQPSYVNLLDALNAWQLVSEAAALLGRPAAASFKHVSPAGAALAGPVDPATAELHALDPAAVGPLTSAYLRARDADPKSSYGDFVAVSHEVDLELADLLARVVSDGIVAPGYAPGVLDVLARKKNGRYLVLEADPRHTPPAVETREVHGLRLVQDVDTTPLTAALLTDVRVGTLTPAAADDLLLGLAVLRRTQSNSVCYLRDGAALGIGAGQQSRVDCTRLAGAKTDTWWLRRHPAVRALDFRPGIRRQDRINWQIRYLEGDLTPDERTRFAAALHGGGDVPDELGPEERTHWAARLDGVAFVSDGYLPFRDNVDHARRHGVTAIAEPGGSVRSAEVEAACAEHGITLVHTGLRLFHH
- a CDS encoding MMPL family transporter — translated: MSSSDSTSAPEPSAPEPSGPGTAQRRGLLWRLGAWCAGHPVVVIVCWLVVLVGVQVADHAVGGAYSDDFSVPGSQAQDGADVLAAHEPAFGGTSAQVVLHDGQSLTQFQSQVDQAVTSLQHLPHVLSAQDPLPPPGQAPQPGGPVSADGRTAYITMRFDSTPATFGDGYLDQVDAAVQPLRQAGVQVEYGGPLGELARPAPSDRVSELIGFGVAIVVLLLGFGSVIAAGLPLVSALLAVVVGLGLLGLLAALTTFATVAPTLATMIGLGVGIDYALFLLTRHRQNLMDGSAPRTAAGHAVATSGRAVLISGTTVVIALAGLSVSGISFMAKLGLAAGVTVVTAVCGALTLLPALMGVIGRRMDRFTVRTPVAEGGEAPENADAAEGAEATGMWHRYARRVEHHPWRYLSVGLVTVLVLAVPLLSIQLGHIGDGADPTSFTDRRAFDLMSEAFGPGSNGPLTVVVDQTSVPASDRPALASAVQQSLTGVPNTASTAPLQTSSDGDVLFTTVTPAQAPQDRKTTDLVGHLSDTVLPGAVAGTSATAYVTGTTAAQVDFLDLVASRLLLIIAVVVALAFLIILLVFRAPLVALKAAVLNLVSIAASYGVLVAVFQWGWGGPALGVSGKVPIESYVPMMMFAIVFGLSMDYEVFLLSRVHERWRLTGDSRGAVAHALETTARVIGCAALIMVSVFAAFIVSDNVVIKMMGLGLAVSVLIDATVVRLLMVPAAMTLLGPAAWWTPRWMDRLLPDIDAEGLRSG
- a CDS encoding nuclear transport factor 2 family protein; the protein is MNATSNTELHRTTGGTTGGPSDGIPGEALDETLIERMREYLAAGLAMDLAALEEFYDDEFENLRIDETGQVVRLTKAHFMARFRGLAAQGRTVGRSTDDVRFLATTRHGDQGTVVMYRCEQGVPARYTFVWRRTADGRWSTVLREFSFERDVTYLRQMMAAATASA
- a CDS encoding amidase codes for the protein MEKWTYATAGELTVALRAGDVTSVELTEGAIARIEQEDGAVNAVCAPDFERARAAAREADRALADGEERPLLGIPLTVKESYDVAGLPTTWGMPQFRDHVPAEDALQVARVRAAGAVVLGKTNVPLGLRDIQTYNEIHGTTNNPWDHERTSGGSSGGSAAALAAGYGPLSLGTDIAGSLRTPAHFCGVYAHKPTMHLLPTRGMVPPNAPALPADIDLAVVGPMARSAGDLALLLDVMTGPDPLTLGLAHTTVLPPARHDRLEGFRVLVLDEHPLIPTGADVRAGVARVADALADGGARVERHSPLLPDLADAAQVYPLLMFSALAANFPPAQYEQVRQLAEQLSEDDHSLGAARLRGMTLSHRGWLAADHRRELHRRSWREFFAEFDAVVAPITPTAAFPHQQDPDLLNRRMTVEGTTFHYFDQLVWAGLATMPGLPATAVPTGLSAEGLPVGVQLIGPMYEDRTPLRLAELLEERLGGFRVPTALNH
- a CDS encoding sigma-70 family RNA polymerase sigma factor, yielding MPHTRRSGPDAGTVTAARAGDRRALEELVAQSLPLVYNIVGRALNGHADTDDVVQETLLRMVRGLSDLRDPTAFRSWLVAIAVRQVRNRQQDRAVALDRSARLEDAEAIPDPALDFAGLTILRLGLTEQRREIAEATRWLDPDDRELLALWWLKETGELEQADLVSALGLSSGHAAVRIGRMKKQLELSRLLVRALAADPRCPGLDATAAGWDGVPAPLWRKRLARHVRDCERCAGAQQGLLPAERLLYGLPLLAVPPNLDPSRILGALTADAPGPDAPASDAPGADVRGPDGSGSGPSGPSGPGGSGPAGTPSASGGRPGRRRAGHRRGRPGLPTPVLGGAAVALAAVAVLVGAELTPGQHDAPVAVAAPSASAAALPTTADAAAPALPDEPSPSPSDSAAPSASASTSASVPAPPAPSAAATSPKPTAGTAAAPPAGIATSARKGVGVWSFDGVNQALAASGAGWYYTWAPQHPGITTPASASFVPMIWGAASVTDTALAQARANGPYLLGFNEPDMAAQSNMTVDQALELWPKLMQAGQTLGSPAVAYGADTPGGWLDRFMSGAAAKGYRVDFITLHWYGGDFRTPQAVQQLTSYLEAVHQRYHKPIWLTEYALIDFSQGTRFPTADQQAAFVTASTKALDALPYLQRYAWFGLGADPAKPSSGLFTDGTNATAAGRAYQAAR